In Allorhodopirellula heiligendammensis, one DNA window encodes the following:
- a CDS encoding ParA family protein, translating into MRSIAVINQKGGVGKTTSSVNLAAALARAGRRVCVMDLDPQAHASLHLGITAIDGEATMYEVLCGEASLSDARQQVDENLFVVPSNLDLAAAEMELACEVGREMILSDKLADDNEDFDYLILDCPPSLGVLTINALVAVSEVFLPLQPHFLALHGLSKLLRTIEVVSRRMNSRLRLSGVVLCMYDSNTRLAAEVSTDIDEFFTASKDSREFFRNAKFFDTRIRRNIRLAEAPSFGKSIFDYSGESNGAIDYQSLADEVIAQEASRVGTIATPIAA; encoded by the coding sequence ATGCGTTCGATCGCAGTTATCAACCAAAAAGGCGGTGTTGGGAAAACGACCAGCAGCGTGAATCTGGCCGCCGCTCTGGCTCGGGCTGGCCGCCGTGTGTGCGTGATGGATCTTGATCCGCAAGCTCACGCATCCTTGCACTTAGGCATCACCGCCATTGATGGTGAAGCGACCATGTACGAAGTGCTATGCGGGGAAGCCTCACTGAGCGATGCACGCCAGCAGGTCGATGAGAACCTGTTCGTCGTGCCCTCCAACCTCGATCTCGCGGCTGCTGAGATGGAGCTGGCCTGCGAAGTCGGTCGAGAGATGATCTTGAGCGATAAGTTGGCCGACGACAATGAGGACTTTGACTACCTGATCCTTGATTGCCCTCCCAGCCTTGGCGTGCTGACGATCAACGCGTTAGTTGCAGTCTCGGAAGTCTTTCTGCCGCTGCAGCCGCACTTCCTCGCCCTGCATGGACTCAGCAAACTGCTGCGAACCATTGAAGTTGTTTCGCGACGCATGAATAGCCGACTGCGACTGTCCGGTGTTGTGCTATGCATGTACGACTCCAATACGCGTTTGGCAGCAGAGGTCAGTACGGACATCGACGAATTCTTTACCGCGTCGAAAGACTCTCGGGAGTTCTTCCGAAATGCCAAGTTCTTCGATACACGGATTCGTCGAAACATCCGGCTCGCGGAAGCTCCAAGTTTTGGCAAGTCAATCTTTGACTACTCCGGCGAAAGCAATGGCGCCATCGACTATCAGTCTCTGGCTGACGAAGTCATCGCTCAGGA